In Duganella zoogloeoides, a single genomic region encodes these proteins:
- a CDS encoding TonB-dependent receptor yields the protein MDNQCGRIGAVIARPLYLKLSVATLLGAGVLSSASVWAQTVTETTETPENTVVVTGVKASLIKSLSIKRNSDQVVESVVAEDIGKLPDNNVVEALQRVTGIQVTNRAGGEVGTLSIRGLPDVQTTWNGRSIFTASGTQVALQDIPSTLVRQIDVYKTRDASQLDTGIAGQVDVKSLRPFDFKEAKVSVLARETYLDPAKKANPQLSAMLSNRWETGIGEVGALVNLSASRTKYRNESVTPGAMVPFTSPNAAEVPPGYTPLQRITDTNIWTPGTHAGLPSAAGSTLDFNGKAYPYYLARDAVFQSDVEGERERPAANIALQWKPNSDSVYTFESMYNGYRDKSFNRLLFSFVDWWGDLGSNPASTITTFPGTNIIKSRTVNNVYGFNSGDYTTSATDSRIYALNGKWNVGDRLRLEGDVAYQSSTYHTEFTATRIDRVAPSINVDFNAGGGNTAFGFNDNADLTNASKWNVAQFYDNANRNKGSAATANLSGVFDADWGALETIHFGARFDDRKASEANRTQSGTLNRNLASLGPEYSSTNSNFGTDISNVPRSWVEPNAYYIRDHIDDWRKMFNATDPNFLTTDKLSLQKTFEVEEKTSNLFLMGNTQTELFGNRLRGNFGVRYVKVKTDMTFYKVDATTKSVTPSSASKSTSKFLPSLTLMYDPAKDVVMRANYGETLRRPNFGDLNPVLQLGDDVSKVGYGSGSGGNPDLKPTRSKNLDLTAEWYFQKDSALYGTVFKRKIDGLVVGLRRKVHVDPANDPFRNSTSGGDHTNGYDYVINSPVNASDGTIKGVELGLIYFPKGLPSLLDGLGFQGSFTRLSSSQNVPDANDAGEIVAQLETPFFGVSNRSYNATMAYEKGPVSARLSYVWRSGFLAANEAALFANPIGIWRHPEKSVDMQVSYKINDNMSVDISGVNLTNEMQQQYYHFGNAGNAQTTNFGTLQIGRSVSVGLRWKM from the coding sequence ATGGACAACCAATGCGGACGCATCGGGGCTGTCATCGCACGCCCACTCTACTTGAAGCTGTCGGTCGCTACCCTGCTGGGCGCAGGCGTGCTGAGCAGCGCTTCGGTATGGGCACAAACAGTCACCGAGACGACCGAGACGCCTGAAAACACGGTGGTGGTCACCGGGGTCAAGGCATCGCTGATCAAGAGTTTGTCGATCAAACGCAACAGTGATCAGGTCGTCGAATCGGTCGTTGCCGAAGATATCGGCAAGCTGCCAGATAACAATGTTGTAGAAGCGCTACAGCGAGTGACGGGCATTCAGGTCACCAATCGCGCCGGCGGCGAAGTCGGCACCTTGTCGATTCGCGGCCTGCCCGATGTCCAGACCACCTGGAACGGCCGCAGTATTTTCACGGCGTCCGGTACCCAGGTCGCGCTGCAAGACATTCCCTCCACCCTGGTGCGCCAGATCGACGTCTACAAGACCCGCGACGCCAGCCAGCTCGACACCGGCATCGCCGGCCAGGTGGACGTCAAGTCGCTGCGGCCTTTCGATTTCAAGGAGGCCAAAGTGTCGGTCCTGGCGCGTGAGACCTATCTCGACCCCGCCAAAAAGGCGAACCCGCAGCTCAGCGCCATGTTGAGCAACCGCTGGGAAACCGGCATCGGTGAAGTCGGCGCTTTGGTCAACCTGTCGGCCAGCCGGACCAAGTACCGCAACGAAAGTGTGACGCCGGGCGCCATGGTGCCGTTTACCAGCCCCAATGCCGCCGAGGTCCCTCCCGGCTATACGCCCTTGCAGCGCATTACCGACACCAATATCTGGACGCCCGGCACCCATGCCGGCTTGCCGTCCGCAGCGGGTTCTACGCTCGATTTCAACGGCAAGGCGTATCCCTATTACCTGGCGCGCGACGCCGTGTTCCAAAGCGACGTTGAAGGCGAACGTGAGCGCCCTGCCGCCAATATCGCCTTGCAGTGGAAGCCGAACAGCGATTCGGTGTACACCTTCGAATCGATGTACAACGGTTACCGTGACAAGTCCTTCAACCGCTTGCTGTTCAGTTTTGTCGACTGGTGGGGCGATCTGGGCAGCAATCCTGCCTCGACCATTACCACGTTCCCCGGAACGAACATCATCAAGAGCCGCACTGTCAATAATGTCTATGGCTTCAACAGCGGCGACTACACCACGTCGGCCACCGACTCCCGTATTTATGCCCTGAACGGCAAGTGGAATGTTGGCGACCGCCTGCGGCTCGAAGGTGATGTGGCCTATCAGTCCAGCACCTATCATACGGAATTTACCGCCACCCGCATCGATCGCGTGGCGCCCTCCATCAACGTCGACTTCAATGCCGGCGGCGGCAACACGGCATTCGGCTTCAACGACAATGCCGACCTGACCAACGCGTCCAAGTGGAACGTCGCACAATTCTACGATAATGCCAACCGCAACAAGGGCAGCGCCGCGACCGCCAATCTGTCCGGTGTCTTCGACGCCGACTGGGGCGCGCTGGAGACGATCCACTTTGGCGCCCGCTTCGACGACCGCAAGGCGTCGGAGGCCAACCGCACCCAGTCGGGCACCTTGAACCGCAACCTGGCTTCGCTGGGACCCGAGTACTCCTCGACCAACTCGAACTTCGGCACGGACATCTCGAACGTGCCCCGCTCCTGGGTGGAGCCCAATGCGTACTACATCCGCGACCATATCGATGACTGGCGCAAGATGTTCAACGCGACCGATCCGAACTTCCTGACCACCGACAAACTCAGCCTGCAAAAGACGTTCGAGGTCGAAGAAAAGACCAGCAACCTGTTCTTGATGGGAAATACCCAAACCGAACTGTTCGGCAATCGCCTGCGCGGTAATTTCGGCGTGCGTTACGTCAAGGTCAAGACCGACATGACGTTCTACAAGGTCGATGCCACCACCAAGTCGGTGACCCCGTCCAGCGCCAGCAAGTCGACCAGCAAGTTCCTGCCCAGCCTGACCCTGATGTACGATCCGGCCAAGGACGTCGTGATGCGCGCGAACTACGGCGAAACCTTGCGCCGCCCGAACTTCGGTGATCTCAACCCGGTCCTGCAGCTCGGCGACGACGTCTCGAAGGTGGGCTATGGCTCGGGCAGCGGTGGCAACCCGGACCTGAAACCGACACGCTCCAAGAACCTCGACCTGACAGCCGAGTGGTATTTCCAGAAGGACAGCGCATTGTATGGCACAGTGTTCAAGCGCAAGATCGACGGCCTGGTCGTGGGCTTGCGCCGCAAGGTGCACGTCGATCCGGCGAACGACCCGTTCCGTAACTCGACCTCGGGTGGCGACCACACGAATGGTTACGACTACGTGATCAACTCGCCGGTCAACGCCTCGGACGGCACGATCAAGGGCGTCGAGCTGGGCTTGATCTACTTCCCGAAAGGATTGCCGAGCCTGCTCGATGGCCTGGGATTCCAGGGCAGCTTCACGCGACTGAGCTCGTCGCAGAACGTGCCGGATGCTAACGACGCCGGCGAGATCGTCGCCCAGCTCGAGACGCCGTTCTTCGGCGTGTCCAACCGGTCCTACAACGCCACCATGGCTTACGAAAAAGGCCCGGTCAGCGCGCGCCTGTCCTATGTATGGCGCTCCGGCTTCCTGGCCGCCAACGAAGCCGCCCTGTTCGCGAATCCGATCGGTATCTGGCGTCATCCGGAAAAGAGCGTGGATATGCAGGTGTCCTACAAAATCAACGACAACATGTCGGTCGATATCAGCGGCGTCAACCTGACCAACGAAATGCAGCAGCAGTACTATCACTTCGGTAATGCGGGTAACGCCCAGACCACCAACTTCGGTACGCTCCAGATCGGACGTTCGGTGTCGGTTGGTTTGCGCTGGAAGATGTAG
- a CDS encoding GGDEF domain-containing protein, protein MSIVLYSAYRSFPAEVRGLGHQSLGMLSLTASGLLFCAAPLMPEAVLLFVANSTMLGAAGLMLIGTQLFYGRKPSWWWLALAWVAGMVCLVGWYVITQDYALRVAVFSSLTLSFYVAQLVLLVRHGERHFSSWFFGALLLVQSLVLLLRLFAALSGAVGTSNASNGAVQGIFLLTANFMTLMMAVGFMAVATRRLQVVMEQSSNSDPLTGVLNRRGFAAAYRREVALMKRHGQPMTLLSIDLDYFKAINDQHGHAVGDQVLVHAARTTVSALREIDHVARFGGEEFIVLLSGTTAERAKAMAHRIQASLFAARGGNVPDYTVSIGVASQLAPDESLEALLARADAALYRAKAAGRDRSEVA, encoded by the coding sequence ATGTCCATCGTATTGTATTCCGCCTACCGCAGCTTCCCTGCCGAAGTGCGCGGGTTGGGCCATCAGTCGCTCGGCATGTTGTCACTGACCGCGAGCGGCTTGCTGTTCTGCGCAGCGCCATTGATGCCGGAAGCGGTATTGCTGTTTGTGGCCAACAGCACCATGCTCGGCGCCGCCGGGCTGATGCTGATCGGCACCCAGTTATTCTACGGCCGCAAGCCGAGCTGGTGGTGGCTGGCGCTGGCGTGGGTGGCCGGCATGGTCTGTCTGGTCGGCTGGTATGTGATCACCCAGGACTACGCATTGCGGGTGGCGGTGTTTTCATCGTTGACGCTGTCGTTCTACGTGGCGCAACTGGTGCTGCTGGTACGCCATGGCGAACGCCATTTTTCGAGCTGGTTCTTCGGCGCGCTGTTGCTGGTGCAGTCGTTGGTGCTGCTGTTGCGCTTGTTCGCGGCGCTCAGTGGCGCGGTCGGTACCAGCAATGCCAGCAACGGCGCGGTACAGGGCATTTTCCTGTTGACCGCCAATTTCATGACGCTGATGATGGCGGTCGGCTTCATGGCCGTCGCCACGCGGCGCCTGCAGGTGGTCATGGAGCAAAGCTCCAACTCGGACCCACTGACCGGGGTGTTGAACCGGCGCGGTTTCGCCGCCGCTTACCGGCGCGAGGTCGCGTTGATGAAACGTCATGGCCAGCCGATGACCCTGCTCAGCATCGACCTCGACTACTTCAAGGCCATCAACGACCAGCACGGCCACGCAGTCGGCGACCAGGTGCTGGTGCATGCGGCGCGCACCACGGTCTCGGCCTTGCGCGAGATCGATCACGTGGCGCGCTTTGGCGGAGAGGAATTCATCGTGCTGCTATCGGGCACCACGGCCGAGCGCGCGAAAGCGATGGCGCATCGCATCCAGGCGTCGCTGTTCGCCGCGCGCGGCGGCAACGTGCCGGATTACACGGTCAGCATTGGCGTCGCCAGCCAGCTGGCGCCGGACGAGAGCCTGGAAGCGCTGCTGGCGCGTGCAGACGCCGCGCTCTACCGCGCCAAGGCGGCTGGCCGCGACCGCAGTGAGGTGGCGTGA
- a CDS encoding acyl-CoA dehydrogenase family protein, producing MNDDTTASVQGEHATQSIAEHAASAEAAGFLHPAQQALLHERGWLTMLAPRACGGSELPLPQVVRLEEAVAAADGSTGWVLTLCAGAGWFAGFLAPEVAREVLATPRVCIGGSGAATGHADREGAGFRITGSWDYASGAPMATHFTVNAVLRADGKPLLDADGAPQVRAFLVPASQVRTVQSWRTIGLRASASHGYRIDDQWVPETYGFRISPAAATSDGPLYRYPFYSLAYVTLAANIAGMAGHFIRLARACLGHRRHGGSGLPLLDVPDVIALLRQQQQAFDDTRARFYEVLDDSWAQVAGGAALDDSSMRAVQTASLALVATARRAVDELYPYCGLYAAREDSTINRVWRDLHTASQHALLIP from the coding sequence ATGAATGATGACACCACCGCGTCCGTGCAGGGCGAACACGCCACGCAAAGCATCGCCGAACACGCCGCCAGCGCCGAAGCGGCAGGCTTCCTGCACCCGGCCCAGCAGGCCTTGTTGCACGAGCGGGGCTGGCTGACGATGTTGGCGCCGCGCGCGTGCGGCGGCAGCGAACTGCCATTGCCGCAGGTGGTGCGCCTGGAAGAGGCAGTGGCGGCTGCCGATGGCAGCACGGGATGGGTACTGACGCTGTGCGCCGGCGCGGGCTGGTTTGCCGGCTTCCTGGCACCCGAGGTAGCGCGCGAGGTGCTCGCCACGCCGCGCGTGTGCATCGGCGGCAGCGGCGCCGCTACCGGCCACGCTGACCGGGAGGGCGCCGGTTTCCGCATCACCGGCAGCTGGGACTACGCCAGCGGTGCCCCCATGGCCACCCATTTCACGGTCAACGCGGTGCTGCGGGCTGACGGCAAACCGCTGCTGGACGCCGATGGCGCACCGCAGGTCCGCGCATTCCTGGTCCCCGCCTCGCAGGTCAGGACAGTGCAGTCGTGGCGCACCATCGGCCTGCGGGCCAGCGCATCGCACGGGTATCGCATCGATGACCAGTGGGTGCCGGAAACCTATGGATTCAGGATCAGCCCCGCAGCCGCGACGTCCGACGGCCCGCTCTACCGCTACCCGTTTTATTCACTGGCCTACGTGACGCTGGCGGCCAATATTGCGGGCATGGCGGGGCACTTCATCCGGCTCGCGCGCGCGTGCCTGGGTCACCGGCGACACGGCGGCTCCGGACTGCCGCTGCTCGATGTGCCGGACGTGATAGCGCTGCTGCGCCAACAGCAGCAGGCATTTGACGATACCCGCGCACGATTTTATGAAGTGCTGGACGACAGCTGGGCGCAGGTGGCCGGCGGCGCCGCGCTCGATGATTCCTCGATGCGCGCGGTGCAGACCGCATCGCTGGCCTTGGTGGCCACAGCGCGCAGGGCGGTGGACGAGCTCTACCCTTATTGCGGACTGTATGCAGCCCGCGAAGACAGCACCATCAACCGCGTGTGGCGCGACCTGCACACGGCCAGCCAGCATGCGCTGCTGATACCGTAG
- a CDS encoding IS256 family transposase: MTDTTIALSELAEKGADADFIRQTLQHALQRLMEMDVEALCQAAYGERSDERINSRNGYRDRGYETRAGKVDLKIPKLRTGSYFPGFLEPRRTAEKALTAVIQEAYIQGISTRSVDDLVKAMGMTGVSKSQVSRLCEEIDERVQTFLNRPIEGDWPYLWIDATYVKSRQAGRVVSVAVIIAVAVNTDGVREILGVATGPSEAEPFWTDFLRGLTRRGLRGVKLVISDAHEGLKAAASKVLKTSWQRCRVHFIRNALAHAGKGQRQAVLAMINTIFVQDTAEAASVQWRSVADQLRPKFPRLAAMMDDAEHEVLTFMTFPKAHRTQIHSTNPLERLNAEVKRRTNVIGIFPNDGAIIRLVGAMMLEQNDEWSLQRRYMQLEGLQSLSDNQPARLSAVIN, from the coding sequence ATGACCGACACCACTATCGCATTATCTGAGCTTGCCGAAAAGGGGGCAGATGCAGATTTCATCCGCCAGACGCTGCAGCACGCTCTGCAGCGACTCATGGAAATGGACGTCGAGGCGCTTTGCCAGGCAGCTTACGGCGAGCGCAGCGACGAACGTATCAACAGCCGCAACGGTTATCGGGACCGCGGCTACGAAACCCGGGCCGGCAAAGTCGACTTAAAGATTCCAAAGCTCCGTACAGGCAGCTATTTCCCCGGATTTCTCGAGCCGCGCAGGACGGCCGAGAAGGCTCTCACGGCAGTGATCCAGGAAGCCTATATTCAGGGAATCTCGACCCGCTCGGTCGATGACCTGGTCAAAGCCATGGGCATGACCGGGGTCTCGAAAAGTCAGGTATCACGGCTATGCGAGGAGATCGATGAGCGCGTGCAGACCTTCTTGAATCGACCGATCGAAGGCGATTGGCCTTATCTCTGGATCGACGCCACCTATGTGAAATCACGCCAGGCCGGCCGTGTGGTCTCGGTGGCCGTGATAATCGCTGTAGCAGTCAATACCGATGGCGTGCGCGAAATTCTCGGAGTAGCGACCGGCCCTTCGGAAGCGGAGCCGTTCTGGACCGACTTCCTGCGCGGTCTGACCCGCCGTGGTCTGCGTGGGGTGAAACTGGTGATCTCCGATGCGCATGAAGGCCTCAAAGCGGCAGCGAGCAAAGTGCTCAAAACGAGCTGGCAGCGCTGCCGGGTCCATTTCATCCGTAACGCGCTGGCCCATGCCGGTAAAGGTCAGCGGCAAGCCGTGCTCGCCATGATCAATACCATCTTCGTGCAGGACACTGCGGAGGCGGCCAGCGTGCAATGGCGCAGCGTCGCCGATCAGCTACGGCCAAAGTTCCCCAGGCTCGCTGCCATGATGGACGATGCTGAACATGAAGTGCTGACATTTATGACGTTCCCAAAAGCGCATCGGACGCAGATCCACAGTACCAATCCGCTTGAGCGGCTCAATGCCGAGGTCAAACGAAGGACCAACGTCATCGGCATTTTTCCCAACGATGGCGCCATCATCCGCCTAGTAGGCGCCATGATGCTCGAGCAAAACGACGAGTGGTCATTACAGCGCCGTTACATGCAGCTTGAAGGATTGCAGTCCTTGAGCGACAATCAGCCTGCACGGCTATCCGCTGTGATTAACTGA
- a CDS encoding tyrosine-type recombinase/integrase codes for MLTDAKLKNLKGREVPYKVADRDGLYVLVSPSGGISFRYNYRVNGRQETLTLGRYGAGGMTLAHAREALADARGALREGVSPARSKTQRQLRKKAANNFNYWAERWLDSYRMAESTRAMRRFTYERDLQKTIGSLLLAEITEEALRRVCERIVARNAPAVAVHVREIVLQVFRYADANGEHHANPAESVRPSSIATFTPRDRALSPKEIALFYRHLERINSAATIKLACKVLLLTLVRKSELTDATWDEVDFEQALWTIPGTRMKRRNPHNVYLSRQAMDIFIAFKTCAGGSRFILPNRYDIDRPMSGVSLNGVLSAVVENAKSSGITLDHFSPHDLRRTGSTLLHEAGYNTDWIEKCLAHEQRNVRAVYNRVEYAEQRRAMLQDWADMIDRWTNGDENRASL; via the coding sequence ATGCTGACAGACGCAAAGCTGAAAAATTTGAAGGGAAGAGAGGTGCCGTACAAGGTAGCGGACCGTGACGGACTATATGTGCTGGTCAGTCCCTCTGGAGGAATCTCGTTCCGCTACAACTATCGTGTCAACGGCAGGCAGGAAACGCTGACGCTTGGGCGGTACGGCGCTGGTGGGATGACCCTGGCGCATGCGCGTGAGGCGCTTGCTGACGCACGTGGCGCGCTAAGGGAAGGAGTGTCGCCCGCCCGCAGCAAGACACAGCGTCAGCTAAGAAAAAAAGCAGCCAATAATTTCAATTATTGGGCGGAGCGCTGGCTGGACAGCTATCGCATGGCCGAATCAACGCGCGCCATGCGCCGCTTTACTTACGAACGGGATCTCCAAAAGACAATCGGGTCCTTGCTGTTGGCCGAAATCACGGAGGAAGCGCTTCGCCGGGTGTGCGAGCGTATTGTCGCGCGTAATGCGCCAGCGGTAGCAGTTCACGTACGCGAGATCGTGTTGCAGGTCTTCAGGTACGCGGATGCGAACGGGGAGCATCACGCGAATCCGGCTGAATCGGTTAGGCCTTCATCGATCGCCACGTTCACGCCGCGTGACCGAGCTCTATCGCCGAAAGAGATCGCGCTGTTCTATCGCCACCTGGAGCGTATCAACAGTGCTGCAACCATCAAGCTGGCCTGCAAGGTGTTGTTGCTGACACTGGTGCGAAAGTCCGAGCTGACCGACGCTACGTGGGACGAGGTTGATTTTGAACAGGCGCTCTGGACCATCCCGGGAACGCGGATGAAGCGGCGCAACCCACACAACGTATATTTATCCCGACAAGCAATGGACATCTTCATCGCGTTCAAAACGTGTGCAGGTGGCTCGCGCTTTATCTTACCAAACAGGTACGACATCGATAGGCCGATGAGCGGTGTCAGCTTGAATGGCGTGCTGTCGGCTGTCGTGGAGAATGCCAAAAGTTCCGGCATCACGCTGGACCATTTTTCTCCACACGACTTGCGGCGTACAGGCTCGACGCTGCTGCATGAGGCCGGTTACAACACCGACTGGATAGAGAAATGTCTGGCGCACGAGCAAAGAAACGTGAGGGCGGTGTACAACAGGGTCGAGTATGCAGAGCAGCGACGCGCGATGCTGCAAGACTGGGCAGATATGATTGATCGCTGGACGAATGGGGATGAAAACCGAGCGTCGCTATGA
- the guaA gene encoding glutamine-hydrolyzing GMP synthase — MHSKILILDFGSQVTQLIARRVRDSGVFSEVFPYDVSDEFVRNYGAAGVILSGSHSSTLEGDAPQAPAAVFELGVPVLGICYGMQTMAAQLGGKVENGLVREFGYAEVRARSHTKLLDGINDFVTDEGHGMLKVWMSHGDKVLEMPPGFVLMGNTPSCPIAAMANEEKQFYGVQWHPEVTHTVQGKAMLGRFVHEICGCKADWNMPDYITEAVEKIRAQVGSDEVILGLSGGVDSSVAAALIHRAIGDQLTCVFVDHGLLRLDEGKMVMDMFAKNLGVKVIRIDAEDQFMGHLAGVADPEQKRKIIGREFVEVFNAESGKLVNAKWLAQGTIYPDVIESAGKGKKGQTIKSHHNVGGLPEHMKLSLLEPLRELFKDEVRKLGVALGLPHDMVYRHPFPGPGLGVRILGEVKKEFADLLRRADAIFIEELRNTPYEFIAGQAVDSDNLPKNWYEATSQAFAVFLPVKSVGVMGDGRTYEYVVALRAVQTQDFMTAHWAHLPHALLGKVSNRIINEVRGINRVVYDISGKPPATIEWE; from the coding sequence ATGCACTCAAAAATCCTCATTCTCGATTTCGGCTCCCAGGTAACCCAGTTGATCGCGCGCCGCGTGCGCGATTCCGGCGTGTTCTCGGAAGTGTTCCCGTATGACGTCAGCGACGAATTCGTCCGCAACTACGGCGCCGCCGGCGTGATCCTGTCGGGCAGCCACAGCTCCACCCTGGAAGGCGACGCCCCGCAGGCACCTGCCGCCGTGTTCGAACTGGGCGTGCCGGTACTGGGCATCTGCTACGGCATGCAAACCATGGCCGCGCAACTGGGCGGCAAGGTCGAAAACGGCCTGGTGCGTGAATTCGGCTACGCCGAAGTGCGCGCCCGCAGCCACACCAAGCTGCTCGACGGCATCAACGACTTCGTCACCGACGAAGGCCACGGCATGCTCAAGGTCTGGATGAGCCACGGCGACAAAGTGCTGGAAATGCCGCCCGGCTTCGTCCTGATGGGCAACACCCCAAGCTGCCCGATCGCCGCCATGGCCAACGAAGAAAAGCAATTCTACGGCGTGCAATGGCACCCGGAAGTGACGCACACGGTGCAGGGCAAGGCCATGCTGGGCCGCTTCGTGCACGAGATCTGCGGCTGCAAGGCTGACTGGAACATGCCCGACTACATCACCGAAGCGGTCGAAAAAATCCGCGCCCAAGTCGGCAGCGATGAAGTCATTCTCGGCCTGTCCGGCGGCGTCGATTCGTCCGTCGCTGCCGCGCTGATTCACCGCGCCATCGGCGACCAGCTGACCTGCGTCTTCGTCGACCACGGCCTGCTGCGCCTGGACGAAGGCAAGATGGTCATGGACATGTTCGCCAAGAACCTGGGCGTCAAAGTCATCCGCATCGATGCCGAAGACCAGTTCATGGGCCACCTGGCCGGCGTGGCCGACCCCGAGCAGAAGCGCAAGATCATCGGCCGCGAGTTCGTCGAAGTGTTCAATGCCGAATCGGGCAAGCTGGTCAACGCCAAGTGGCTCGCGCAAGGCACGATTTACCCGGACGTGATCGAGTCCGCCGGCAAGGGCAAGAAGGGCCAGACCATCAAGAGCCACCACAACGTGGGCGGGCTGCCGGAACACATGAAGCTGTCGTTGCTCGAACCGCTGCGCGAACTGTTCAAGGACGAAGTGCGCAAGCTGGGCGTGGCCCTCGGCCTGCCGCACGACATGGTCTACCGTCACCCGTTCCCCGGCCCGGGCCTCGGCGTGCGCATCCTCGGCGAAGTGAAGAAAGAGTTTGCCGACCTGCTGCGCCGCGCCGACGCGATCTTCATCGAAGAATTGCGCAACACGCCATACGAGTTCATCGCCGGCCAGGCGGTCGATAGCGATAACCTGCCGAAGAACTGGTACGAAGCGACGTCGCAGGCGTTTGCGGTGTTCCTGCCGGTCAAGTCGGTGGGAGTGATGGGCGATGGCCGCACCTATGAATACGTGGTGGCACTGCGTGCGGTGCAGACGCAGGACTTCATGACGGCGCACTGGGCGCATTTGCCGCATGCGTTGCTGGGCAAGGTGTCGAACCGTATCATCAACGAAGTGCGTGGTATCAATCGCGTGGTGTATGACATCAGCGGCAAGCCGCCGGCGACCATCGAGTGGGAATGA
- the guaB gene encoding IMP dehydrogenase: MRLLQKALTFDDVLLVPAYSNVLPADTSLKTRLTRNISINIPLLSAAMDTVTEGRLAIAMAQEGGIGIIHKNLRPADQAREVAKVKRFEAGVLRDPITIPPDMKIRDVIKLTELHGISGFPVVEGKEVVGIITNRDLRFEQELDAEVRAKMTPREKLVYVKDDEDRDEAKRLMNKHRLERVLVVNDSFELRGLITVKDIQKSTEHPNASKDSHGKLLVGAAVGVGAKDEERIDLLVAAGVDVLVVDTAHGHSQGILDRVKWIKTKYPHVDVIGGNIATAAAAKALVEYGADAVKVGIGPGSICTTRIVAGVGVPQITAISNVAEALEGTGVPCIADGGIRFSGDISKALAAGASTVMMGSMFAGTEEAPGEVILYQGRSYKSYRGMGSLGAMSDGSADRYFQDATMKADKFVPEGIEGRVAYKGSVLAIIFQLVGGVRQSMGYCGCATIEELRNKAEFVEITSAGMRESHVHDVQITKEAPNYRSGD, translated from the coding sequence ATGCGTCTACTCCAAAAAGCACTCACGTTCGATGACGTGCTCCTCGTTCCAGCCTATTCCAACGTCTTGCCTGCAGATACGTCCCTCAAGACGCGCCTGACCCGCAATATCAGTATCAACATCCCGCTGCTGTCCGCCGCGATGGACACCGTGACCGAAGGGCGCCTGGCCATCGCCATGGCGCAAGAGGGCGGTATCGGCATCATCCATAAGAACCTGCGCCCGGCCGACCAGGCCCGCGAGGTCGCCAAGGTCAAGCGTTTTGAGGCTGGCGTGTTGCGCGATCCGATCACGATCCCGCCGGACATGAAAATCCGCGACGTCATCAAGCTGACCGAGTTGCATGGTATTTCCGGTTTCCCTGTCGTGGAAGGCAAGGAAGTCGTCGGCATCATCACCAACCGCGATCTGCGCTTCGAACAGGAACTGGACGCTGAAGTGCGCGCCAAGATGACCCCGCGCGAAAAACTCGTGTACGTCAAGGACGACGAAGACCGCGACGAAGCCAAGCGCCTGATGAACAAGCACCGCCTCGAGCGCGTGCTGGTCGTCAACGACAGCTTCGAGTTGCGCGGCCTGATCACGGTAAAAGATATCCAGAAATCGACCGAGCACCCGAATGCGTCGAAAGACTCGCACGGCAAGCTGCTGGTCGGTGCTGCGGTGGGCGTCGGTGCCAAGGATGAAGAACGGATCGACCTGCTGGTCGCTGCCGGTGTTGACGTGCTGGTGGTCGATACCGCCCACGGTCACTCGCAAGGCATCCTCGACCGCGTCAAGTGGATCAAGACTAAGTACCCGCACGTGGACGTCATCGGCGGCAACATCGCCACGGCAGCGGCCGCCAAGGCGCTGGTGGAATACGGCGCCGATGCGGTCAAGGTCGGCATCGGCCCGGGTTCGATCTGCACCACCCGTATCGTCGCTGGCGTCGGCGTCCCGCAAATTACCGCGATCTCCAACGTGGCCGAAGCGCTGGAAGGCACGGGCGTGCCATGTATCGCCGACGGCGGTATTCGCTTCTCGGGCGACATCTCGAAAGCACTGGCCGCTGGCGCCTCGACCGTCATGATGGGGTCGATGTTTGCCGGTACCGAGGAAGCACCTGGCGAAGTGATCCTGTACCAGGGCCGTTCGTACAAGTCGTATCGCGGCATGGGTTCGCTGGGCGCCATGTCCGACGGCTCGGCCGACCGCTACTTCCAGGACGCCACCATGAAGGCCGACAAGTTCGTGCCTGAAGGTATCGAAGGCCGTGTCGCTTACAAGGGCTCGGTGCTGGCGATTATCTTCCAGCTGGTGGGCGGCGTGCGCCAGTCGATGGGTTATTGCGGCTGCGCCACCATCGAAGAACTGCGCAACAAGGCGGAGTTTGTCGAGATCACCTCGGCCGGCATGCGCGAATCGCATGTGCACGACGTGCAAATCACCAAGGAAGCGCCGAACTACCGTTCGGGCGACTAA